The genome window CGATAGTCATTCAAGCTATCAGTTTCGTGATCTTGTTTCTCGTGATGAAGAAGGTTTTCTGGAAGCCGCTGATGAAGCACCTCGACCGGCGTGATGCACTGATCAGCGGCCGCAAAGACGAGATCGAGAAGCTCCGGGCCGAGTCGATACGAATGCGTGAGGAGTACTCGGGCCGGATAAGGGCAGCACGCAAGGAGGGGATCTCGCTTCAAGAGAAGCTCATCAGAGAAGGCCGCGCCGAGCGACTCCGACTGATCTCGGAGTCGCTGGACAAGGCGGAGGAGGTCACTGCTGCTGGGGAGAAGGGGCTTCTCAATGACAAGCAGGCCGCGCTTGATGGGATCAAGGACGAGGAGATAGGGATAATGGCGGAGCAGATCGCGAGTCGGATTCTATCGGTGCAGGAGAGTTGAGGTCGGATATGGCAGGCAGCGGTAAGGGGAAGGATAGGCGTTCTCGACGGCTATTGAGGCCTTCCATGGTCATTGTTTATATATTGGGAGCCTACCTGATCGCTAACTACGCATTGAGGGCTAGCGGCCACGTATATCCTGAGACGATGAAGCTCGTGAACTTAGGGCTGTTCGTGTATTTGATGTATCACTTTCTCAGGAAGCCGTTGGTCGCGATGCTCGACTCGAAGATTGCGGACGCCGTTGAGCTGCTCAAGACCACAGAATCTCAGTTAGCGGAGGCCAAGAGCGACCATCAGGAGGCTCAGCGTTTGTTGTCAGGTCTTGAGGATGAGATTGAGAAGCTCAGTGTGCGGGCCAAGGAGCTCGGTGAGGTCGAGCGAGATGCCTTGATTGCGGATGGCAAGGAGCGTGCTGGAAGCATCATAGACCAGGCCAGTGTAACCCTGAAAGGTCGGGAGCAGGAGATTCGGCAAGGGGTACTCAAGGAGGTAGCGCAACGTTGCGTGGATGTTGCCGGAGCGAGGATTTCCCAGAGGCTTACGCCCGCTCTTCATCTGGCACTGGTTAGGTCTCGCATCTTGGCGATCGGGAGGCGTTCGTGAATAAAACCTCTTTGGCAAAGCGCTATGCTAAGGCGTTGTGTGGTTTGGTTCCCGAGGATAAGCTGGAGGACATTCGCGAGGAGTTGCGGGCGCTTGGGAGGTTGGCGCGGGAGTCACACGAGTTTTACAGCATGTTGAATAACGAGACGTTGGCGCTAGGCGTTCGGCAGAGGCTATTGGACATCGTTCTGAAGAAGCTCGAGCCGCCGGATGTTCTTTTCAAGTTTTTTCACCTCTTGCTTCGCCACGGACGGATATCGCTGGTCGAAGAGATCGTCGAGCAATATGATTACGAGGCCGATCGTCGGCTGGGGCGGATGCGGGGCGAGCTCTTGGCTCCGATTGAGGTGCCGAAGGAAGACGTTCGGGCGTTGGAGAAGAGATTGAAGGAGCTTCTAGGAGCGGACGTAACACTGTCGCAGAGGCAGGATAGAACACTTCTTGGAGGGTTTGTGGTTCGGATTGAGGACTGGCTCTTTGACGCTACCGTTGATGCGGAGCTCTTGCGTGCCAAAGATCTGATCGGCGGCGTTTTGGATACTGGTCA of bacterium contains these proteins:
- a CDS encoding ATP synthase F0 subunit B, producing MVELNFTIVIQAISFVILFLVMKKVFWKPLMKHLDRRDALISGRKDEIEKLRAESIRMREEYSGRIRAARKEGISLQEKLIREGRAERLRLISESLDKAEEVTAAGEKGLLNDKQAALDGIKDEEIGIMAEQIASRILSVQES
- a CDS encoding ATP synthase F0 subunit B, yielding MVIVYILGAYLIANYALRASGHVYPETMKLVNLGLFVYLMYHFLRKPLVAMLDSKIADAVELLKTTESQLAEAKSDHQEAQRLLSGLEDEIEKLSVRAKELGEVERDALIADGKERAGSIIDQASVTLKGREQEIRQGVLKEVAQRCVDVAGARISQRLTPALHLALVRSRILAIGRRS
- the atpH gene encoding ATP synthase F1 subunit delta translates to MNKTSLAKRYAKALCGLVPEDKLEDIREELRALGRLARESHEFYSMLNNETLALGVRQRLLDIVLKKLEPPDVLFKFFHLLLRHGRISLVEEIVEQYDYEADRRLGRMRGELLAPIEVPKEDVRALEKRLKELLGADVTLSQRQDRTLLGGFVVRIEDWLFDATVDAELLRAKDLIGGVLDTGHDESSLVLPSRS